The Harpia harpyja isolate bHarHar1 chromosome 10, bHarHar1 primary haplotype, whole genome shotgun sequence genome includes a region encoding these proteins:
- the LOC128147485 gene encoding vertebrate ancient opsin-like — MDALRAPENQSLLSSSSGPARWDPFRHPLHSIQPWHFSLLAAVMLVVTSLSLAENLAVILVTSKFKQLRQPVNYVIVNLSVADFLVSLTGGTISFLTNLKGYFYMGYWACVLEGFAVTFFGIVALWSLALLAFERYIVICRPLGNMRLRGKHAALGIAFVWTFSFIWTIPPTLGWSSYTTSKIGTTCEPNWYSGAYTDHTYIIAFFTTCFIVPLLVILVSYGKLMWKLRKVSDTQGRLGSTRKPERQVTRMVVVMIIAFLICWTPYAAFSILVTACPSIELDPCLAAVPAFFSKTATVYNPIIYVFMNKQFRKCLIQMFSCSAIETAESSMNPTSERAMITQDKRGSEMSTMAVCSTISKRKTGDEHRNCRSFAELAASENKICPM; from the exons atggatGCACTCAGAGCACCTGAAAATCAGTCGCTGTTGTCCAGTTCCTCCGGTCCTGCCAGATGGGATCCCTTCCGTCATCCCTTGCACTCCATCCAGCCCTGGCACTTCAGCCTTCTGGCAGCAGTAATGTTGGTGGTGACCTCCCTGTCACTTGCTGAGAACCTGGCTGTAATCCTGGTAACTTCTAAGTTCAAGCAATTGAGACAACCTGTCAATTATGTTATAGTCAATTTGTCTGTGGCTGATTTCCTGGTCTCCCTGACTGGTGGCACCATCAGCTTTTTAACAAATctaaaaggttatttttatatGGGATACTGGGCTTGTGTACTGGAAGGATTTGCTGTCACATTTTTTG GCATTGTTGCTCTCTGGTCTCTTGCTCTGTTGGCTTTTGAGCGGTACATTGTGATCTGTCGCCCATTGGGAAATATGCGCTTGAGGGGGAAGCATGCAGCCCTAGGTATTGCCTTTGTGTGGACCTTTTCCTTCATTTGGACCATTCCACCAACACTGGGTTGGAGCAGTTACACCACCAGTAAGATTGGAACTACTTGTGAGCCTAACTG GTACTCGGGAGCTTATACTGACCATACATACATTATTGCATTCTTCACCACCTGTTTTATAGTGCCTTTATTGGTGATTTTGGTATCCTATGGAAAACTGATGTGGAAGCTAAGAAAG gtgTCAGATACGCAAGGCAGGCTGGGAAGTACCAGGAAACCTGAAAGACAAGTGACTAGAATGGTTGTTGTTATGATCATTGCCTTTCTAATCTGCTGGACGCCATACGCCGCCTTTTCTATCCTAGTCACTGCATGCCCCTCCATTGAGCTGGATCCTTGTCTGGCAGCAGTTCcagctttcttttccaaaacagcCACTGTTTATAATCCAATAATTTATGTCTTTATGAACAAACAG TTCAGGAAGTGTCTGATTCaaatgttcagctgcagtgccatAGAAACTGCAGAGTCCAGCATGAACCCGACTTCAGAGCGAGCAATGATAACCCAGGACAAAAGAGGCAGTGAGATGTCCACCATGGCAGTATGTAGCACCATTTCTAAGAGGAAAACCGGAGATGAACACAGAAATTGCCGATCTTTTGCTGAGTTGGcagcttcagaaaacaaaatctgtccCATGTAG